Genomic window (Daucus carota subsp. sativus chromosome 5, DH1 v3.0, whole genome shotgun sequence):
ACATGGATACCGCATGTAAATTATGTTGGGCCGCGCAACACCTATTAACTCCgcattaatatgatattaacaCCTATTAatgtatgatattgtccgctctgggccgtggccaagcccgcacggatttgctttcgggctcctcccaaaaggcctcatactaatggagttctttggctgcttatattcaagataaaccttctttatctttccgatgtgggacttgggttgaacccACTCAACAAATTAGTCtttttaagaagaaaaaaagtaaTACGAATTCTCAATATCCTCCTATACACATTCTGAGAATTGATAATCATTCATAAAATTCAACTTTTGTTTATTAGATATACTTCTTATACAACACTACAAATTCCTCTACACATAAACAATTATGAAAAAATCCGATTACTCGTTCTtaaaatgaatatcagaatgatattttcatcatcaatttaaaaataatattttaatataaatatgtatggtCATTATGACATTTCTTCATTctaatttatgaaatattttaatatcatttaattatattttaatcttAATTAATCATCTTTgataacattaacaaaatcatctaaataataaaaataataatattttaatattaaaaagatttggatGAACAATACGAGTACGTCCAAATTTGAATCACTTTTAAGTTCACCATCGGAATGATTTGGGACAAAACTCctccaaatttgaatttttggatcatggttggagatgtCTAATGTGGTATGTGTAATCTATAATTATGTATATACATGAAAATTTTCATGGAGAAATTTATCTATATCAATAAAAAAGTTAGTTATTAATATATGCTTATGAATATACAATATAAGACCCtacttttatatatgaaaatgtcttggtatatttattttaaaataaattcatcCCATTCATGATCAGATAAATGGACTCTATGGTTCAGATAGATTGTGcatcattttattataaaatatacttgatCAAATAGATTTTGTTTGACCATGTACCTTCTATCTCCCCAACTAAAATCtataaatctaaatattaaaagttaaaatttaaaattattataatattaattttctaattaaatataatatctgACCAACGCATATCCGAATttacaataattaaaataaaaatccaTCGTAACCTCCGctattttttaaacatataaaaataataaaaaaataaacagaGTGAGGAGATGGGGTCACACATTTTGTCTTTCTTTGAGTGCACAAGTGAAAGAACACTACTTGTACAAACTCCCAAGTAGTACTCAATTTAAGCAGCCATTTCTCCCTAAACGtaaagagacagagagagaaaAGGTAAGACCCCCCACAAGACACACTCTTTTTTATGCATCACCGCTTTTTGATCATCAAaatctttgtttttttattttgttttatttttttatgcttCACTAGTACTAGTTCTTTCAGCATCTTCAATATCAATGTCTCGTAAATTCCCCAAATCTTTGGTTTCTGGTAATGCTTCCAAGACCCTTTTGGTTATATGTTTGcttttgtgtgttttttacATGTAGGCACCAGCACCACCTTGTGTCTTATGGTAAAAGTGTCACTGTGTCAGGTGAGATATACATGTAAGAGTACTTCAATGTTTAGATATGTGTGATGAATACGTCGAGGTCTGCGTACATTTTACTCTCTTCTCGGACCGGATaattgtttggtttggttttactGTTGATGTGTTTATATGTTCTTGGTCTGAAATAGTGgaattttagttagaaaatgtTTTATATGCATTTATTCATTTTCCCTGCTGGATACTTCTTGCTTGATCAGGTCtttgttcatctttttttttgtttagttttgGGGTGATAATAtgtaatagtattttatatttgcaAAGGGTAAAGGTATGTTCACATGTGGTCCAAGCTACAGAAGTTTGTACTTGTGCAACAAGATGAGTAAATTCTAGATATGTATTCCCAGGTAcccaaattttgaatatttggaaatatgtgtgtgtgtgtttggactcttcattaaattttAGAATTGACAATGCTATGACTTGCCTTTGCACACAGTTTACTTAATGTGATAAAATCTGTACAACTTTAGGAGTTTTTTTGGAAGTTAATTTGTTGGAATAAATATTAGGCTAAGATGGTGATTCATGAATTGAGTGAATCTGGCTTAAAATCTGCATTTAAGCTCTGAACTGTGGTCTCTTGATACACATTAAAGTCTGGTGGCAAAGACTGCTTGTAGTACAAAAACTAAATGCACATACAAATAGTCAGATATGGAAGGAGAAGTCATTTATATGGTCCTTGAGTATTCCGATGTCAGCTACAATGACTACTTTTCTCTATATATTTTGTACATGTAATCCAGAAGCATTTATATCGTAACCTGGCATTTTTATTGAACACTCAGATTTATCCTATTAACAATGTCACTCTCCCTGTTCACTCTTATTAAGTTTCATGCTAGTGATAGTGTTTGTTTTGCAGTTTAATTTGGTTCGGGATCTTTGAATGTGAAGTATGGGAAGGCTGCCTTGTTGTGAGAAAGGAGTAAAGAAAGGTGCTTGGACTGCTGAAGAGGACAAGATTCTTGTTGATTATATCTCCAAAAATGGACATGGTACCTGGCGATCTGTTCCAAAAAATGCAGGTAATTGTATAGAGTTCTATGTTCATTGGTTTTCAAAGTATGGTAAGGACCAATATTTTCTATTTGTCTGATAATCTATTTTAGTCAATGGAAAACTGAACTGGTATCTTCTACTTCTTTAGTCAATGGAAAATCCTGTTTTGATTACTGTTTCATGAGAGATAACGGTAAGCTGTTTGGAAATATGTGTTTTTCTACGGAAGTTTCTTCTTCCTTGTGGGAGTTACAAATGATATCAGACAAAACATTGCTAAGAAGAAGTGACGCGTAACGTCTTTGCTTTTTCCTCCAAAGTCATACAATTGATGTGCTCATCTCCTCCAAAATTTACGCTTAATGTGCTTATTTCCTACCAAGTCAAACATGCTTATTTCCTACAAAGTCATATGCTTAATTTGCTTTTTACTCCATAGCCATATGCTTGAACCAGTAAGAAACAAAGCAGTTGTTTGGAGAATAATGAAGTCAGACTAACATTTAGTATAGCAAGTCATATGGTGTTTATCTATTATGATCTTTGACACtgctataaattttatatataccatctatttttttttttctgttattCGGGGGTTTCAGCAGCATAATGCCCTTTACATTCCTTTAAGATTGCTAAAAACATTAATTTCCAACTCTTGTGATGCCTTGTGATCTACACTCTACAGAACATCCTGCATATGCGTTCAACATTTTCCAGatcatgtgattttttcatataAGTTTCTCCTTCATTGTGGAAGTTGcagataatataatatacaactcGAAGCTACCAAATTTGTTTTTTCCTCTCAAGTCATATGCTTAAATTAGTAACAAACAAAATTGTCATTTGAAGTTCAAAAGTCTTGACTAATTAATATTGTCTACGTAATGGTGGTTTATCTGCTAAAACCTTGGTCACAGCTATAAGtccttttttataatttatttttctgatttattttcCTGGGCTCAACTAGTTATCTACATTACGTGGCTTTGAGTTTTTTCTTGCAATATTTACCAACCTTCCCATATACCTGATACTACAAGTCTATAACGTACTAAACCATCATGTTTGGCCTCCTAACTTAGTGTATGTGTGCTTATGATATGTAAATAATCTTTTCTCCACTGAGAACTTCACAACAGCATGCTCGATAATCAGTAGCCATTTCGTATCAATTAAATGCAATATTCTTAAGTAGGCCTTTAGAGGATGAATTTACCTCTGCTAGTGTCAAAATTACATTAAATGGCTGGATGACAAAGAGAACAGTAGATTGAAATACACATTTTTTTGTACACCAAATTTTTGACAGCCATGAACCCGAAGAAGGAGAGTTTCTTTCGGTACCTGTGCAGGTTTCAGTTGGTGAATTTTCAATTCATTTGCTAATGTATAGGCTCCTACTTTACTTGCGTGATGCAATATCAATGATGTTATCATAAGGAAGGTTATAGCTGGCTTACAGTATTCCAACCTGTAACATGAACTAGGTCTCCTTCGCTGTGGGAAAAGCTGCCGGCTTCGGTGGACAAACTATCTACGGTCTGACATTAAACGCGGTCCATTCACTCCTGAAGAAGAGAATACAATCATCCGGTTGCATGGAGAACTTGGTAACAGGTGATTGCTCAgttcatttctttttctttggatTCCTTTTACCAGCAGAATAGAAATATATTATGGACAGTGTAATCATGTACCTAAATTTTGTAATAGCATTTGGTTTGTCCCATTTATAATATGTGATACATGCTGCCTTCAGGAGATAATATACCCTAGCTAATACAATACTCAGTTTCTGTTGTACTAGTTATTGTATAACAAATATTACTAATAGTGGTATCAACTTATTACAGTTGCAGGGTTATTATTTATAGTTAAATGTAAGCATCTATAGATTCTTCTACTCATAATATGAATTTCAATCAAAAAGGAGTTTACTCGTTCCTGCTAGCATATAAGTAGTACACATGACTAGAAGTTTGGCACTTGCAAGTTTTTCCTAGtattgtttaattttaatattgaaatCTTGAACACTTACTTGCTGCACAAACTAAGCCACTAAGAATATCTTGTAGGTGGGCTTCTATAGCATCTCATTTGGAAGGAAGAACAGACAATGAGATAAAAAATTTCTGGAATACCCATCTAAGGAAGAAGCTAAACAAGACACAGAACACAAACCTTCTAACCGGCCAGCCATCACTCAGTTCCTCCAAAAAAATGGACTTAAAAACTGAGTCCCCATCAACCAGTCACATGGTGCAGTGGGAAAGTGCCAGAGTTGAGGCTGAGACTCGGTTTTCCTTGAGTTCGTCACTGGCCGTCCCCCCACCGAAAGTTGAACACCAGTCTGATTACTTCCTAAAATTATGGAACTCTGAAGTAGGGGAATCATTTAGAAAGATAAAGAAAGAACCAGAAATGACTTTTCAACAGCCAAAACAGGAGATGTGCTCACCATCAAAAGTTGAATCAGTCTCCGTGATCACTACTCAGGCTGAAGGTGCAGGGGCGACCCTTCCCTTGCGTGACATGGCTGACAATGGAAAGGAGATGCAGCTCATCACACCGGATAATGAAAACGACATAGTCGGATCAATTTCCTCAGGTTCATATGAACTTAATAGTTGCTCAGACGCGGCACTGGACCTGCTGTTGGACATCCCAGGTGGAAACTACATGGATTTTCTTCAAGAGGACAATTATGATGTCTCCCTTTACCTCCAAAGTCTAATGTGAGGGCGTAACTTGTAGTTGATGACTTAGTTGTGTGGCTACTTCTCATGGGATCCTTGAAATGCCAGGTTTTGTTTTGCAATGGTCACATTAAAAGCCAGACAACTCTAAAAATTAGACCTTTAGAAGAAACCTGTAATGGTCTGCAAgattgatatttaatatatacagTAACTAGACTATTTTGTTATCTAGCTTTATACTACAGTCATCTAAATGTACATGTTCAATGCTAAGATAGTACTTAATGCAATACAAACAATATGTAATTGGATCATATCAAAGTTCGACCTACACTTACAAAGTTGATCATGAAAGGAGACCATATGATAATTAAAGTGATAACTAAAGATACATTCTCTATTCTTCATTTGTAATGCACATATATTAAAGGTCCATACAGATGCAGGTAATAAAATTCGTCGCTAACACCTGGGCAACAGTGTGCTAAATAACAGTGAATAACTTTACAGGTGGTAGGCCAATACAGATTATAAAAGTTCTATTTCATGGGAGCAATTCCAACTTTAGCTTGATATAGCTGTGTAGCTGTATTCATCCTCACGCGGGCCTTGAGATAGAGCTGACAACACAACAAAGGTTCCGAACAAAATGGTGGCTATTGCTGTAAAGTTGACAAGGAATGCCTCTGAACCGTACTTCTCAAGCCCGGAGCTCTGAAGGAACGTAAGCTTTTCAAGAAATCCTAGACAGGCAGTGCCAACAGCTAGGATGTACACAAATAAGCCAAATAGAATGTGCCATGGGAGCGACTCCTTTCTGATCAAAGGAGTACCGCCAGGATAGAAGAATACCACAAAACCATAAATCCACTGcaaatcatccaaaattatcagataatgatTATAAGAGTTGTCCACTGGATCTAAGTGTGAGAGATTCTATTTATTAGCAGCTAAGCCATGCCATCAGGGGAGGAGGAGCCATGATTTACATCTACTGGGCACTTGGTAGAAAAAAAGTaacttgaattttaaaaattaggaAAAATATAGCTTAAGCAAGATTCAAAGTAGATCAGTCCTATACACCCAAAGTTACATACAAGCTGAGCCAGCATAACTTATTAATAGGATACAACTAAATTCCataaattcaagaaaaaatgAACAGATTCAAACCCATGTTCCAGATATTTCTTACCAACAAAGCTACGACATAAGATGTGTGTAGGTTATATCATACTATTAGGACAAAAATTCTGAAATTTCATCGCAGATTGTTATATCCCTCAGCCTACAATGCGTCCACGATTGCATATTTTGATGGGAAAATGCAAGGTCAGAAAGCTAAGTCATCAGCCTAgtttgagtttaaaataatatgataaattgCAATCGAGGTGCTCGATTTCAGGTAGATAAGTGCCGTAACAAGAAGAAGCAGTTACTTCTATATCAGAAGTATGAAAATGCTACGAGTATATTTCTAACAAACTGAAGGTGAAGATAGATTATATGAGAAGTACCTGTATGCCATAAAGGACAACAACCCCAATCCCAATCCAGGAATGTAAACTGTATAGATTGGCAATATTACTCTCATTGTGAAATTTAAATGCCATGTAAACCCCGAATATGGCTAGTACCAGCGCAATTCCATGCAGAACTAGATGTACCAGTTTCTTGTCTTTCTTCTTTAATGGGAGAGATTTGTAGCTTATGATTGCTATATTTAAGAAACAACAGGTAAAAAGTTACTCAGATCAGCTACTAATACTATAACTATCtatcaaaaatatttcataacGCTAAATTACTCACCTTCACCGCCAATGATAATTAAGCCAATTAAAAGCAAAACAGGATGAAGCTGCAAAAAGAATGTAAATCAGTTGTGAATGCCTGATGAAACCCTATTGCCTGCTGCGTTAAAATTAGAATGCAATCCAACAGTACACATTAGACACGCAAGATTGACTGATAATATACAGGCCACAGGACATATGTTTTTGACCCTGTTAAGACATAGGCATGATCTACATATTAACCACTCCAACCAAAGCTCCAATAAAACCAAAGGTCTTGAGTTTGATAGTGGAGGTTCGAAACCATGGAGTGCAAGTGCTGTCTCATTTGGACGGCAAACATTGAAACCCTGATGACCGCTGCCTCGTTCAGAAGGCAAAAACGTCTACTTGATCCATCATAAATACAAACCATGGTACATTTACAAACTCAACTTTCATTTAGACCACACAGGTAAACATTTCTAACTCATCATCAATGATTCCTCCAAATTTCCCAAAAAGTTCAGTTCTcaagtattaaaatttaacaagGATTGTTGCAACATATATGGTATACAAAGTTTAGCTAATCAACATACTTGCAATATTGACATAAAAACTTGCTATATCTCAATCAAACAACAAGTACACAAAAAATAAAGTCAATATCTAATCCATAAACAACCACAACACAAAAGCCTTCTAAATTCAGACACATAAACTTAGGCACACGCGAGTTTCAAAATTTCAAGAGTGCAGAACAATTGTTGTCACCgtaaattaacaaaataataagtAAAGAAAGTTGGGGAAGTGAAAGAGAGGGTAAGAAATTACATTAAAGATGAGATTTTTATTGGAAGATTCAAAAACCAATCCTCCTCTGAAGTGTATTGACCAGACAAGAACCATCACCGCTGCGATTGCGCCCAACACGTGGGTTGCGAATGTGAAGGGGACTGCGTTGAGTTGGATTCCCCccattttattttcttcttcttctgggtTCGTGTTATGTTCTAGTTATTATGTGTTTGTAAGTAGTACTCCTATATAATTGGGTTTCCGATAATGTTTCATATTTGCTGTTGGTTCTTTTAATCCTGTTAAGGATGATACGTGACGTGGCATGTTAGGATTGGAGAGACTTGCGCCCACGCTCTTAATGTTTCGTGTCTCTTTTTAAGCCGCTCGGACTTGACCATTAATTATTACAGTACATGTAAAacacaattaattttttttcccaacCATATTGAGCCCCACGGCCACAAATTCAATGCTTTAACATTATA
Coding sequences:
- the LOC108223453 gene encoding transcription factor MYB17 — translated: MGRLPCCEKGVKKGAWTAEEDKILVDYISKNGHGTWRSVPKNAGLLRCGKSCRLRWTNYLRSDIKRGPFTPEEENTIIRLHGELGNRWASIASHLEGRTDNEIKNFWNTHLRKKLNKTQNTNLLTGQPSLSSSKKMDLKTESPSTSHMVQWESARVEAETRFSLSSSLAVPPPKVEHQSDYFLKLWNSEVGESFRKIKKEPEMTFQQPKQEMCSPSKVESVSVITTQAEGAGATLPLRDMADNGKEMQLITPDNENDIVGSISSGSYELNSCSDAALDLLLDIPGGNYMDFLQEDNYDVSLYLQSLM
- the LOC108223454 gene encoding transmembrane ascorbate ferrireductase 1, which encodes MGGIQLNAVPFTFATHVLGAIAAVMVLVWSIHFRGGLVFESSNKNLIFNLHPVLLLIGLIIIGGEAIISYKSLPLKKKDKKLVHLVLHGIALVLAIFGVYMAFKFHNESNIANLYSLHSWIGIGVVVLYGIQWIYGFVVFFYPGGTPLIRKESLPWHILFGLFVYILAVGTACLGFLEKLTFLQSSGLEKYGSEAFLVNFTAIATILFGTFVVLSALSQGPREDEYSYTAISS